From the bacterium genome, the window GATCAACCCCAAGGCTCTCCTGATAGTTCCGGACGATCCTGAGTCTGGGCAGCTTCTGCTCGTTGAGGATAGGGACGAACCTTGAGCCATGTTTGACGACATAGACGTCCGGCACGACCGGGATGCCACTCTCAAGGTCGAAAGCGCTTCCTGGCCTCGGCTCCAGCGTCTCAATTAGCGAAACAATGCTCTTGAGCGTAGAGTCGCTAATCCTGAGTGCCTTTCGCAGCTCGGCGTACTTGTGACCCACTAGAAGGCCGAAATGCGCATCTATGGCTTTTTGAACCAAGGCCCATAGCCTCTTCGAGAATGGCGCCGTATCAGACAGAACCTCGTGCTCCGCAAATAGATTCCGCAGCTGTATCTTGAGGCACTCCCTGAGGTCTTTTGCCCCAACTCCCGGCGGATCAAACTCCTGAATGAGGCGGAGTATCTGCCTGACCTTCTCGACGTCAACTTTCGCGTTCCCTGCTATGAGCTTCAGCGGCACACGCAAAAACCCGTCAGAATCGATATTTCCGATTATCCGTTCTGCGATCTTGAAGTCATCTGCCGAAAGCCTGTCGAGGTGTAGCTGGTCCATGAGATGGTCGGCGAGATTCTCGCGTTTGAACAAGATCCGCTCATACACTGCCGGGTCCACGATGTCGCTGTCTCCGCGCCAGCGCTCGATTACGGGGACCCGGAACTCGTCCTCATCAGGGCCATCGTCGGACTTGCGCTTCAGAAGAAGAGACATCACCTCATCGAGCGATTCATCTTCGGGATCAGTGGTTGGGGTCGCATCCTCCTCTGGCGACTTCTCGAGGTCGGAAACCTCCTCTAACAGCGGATTCTCGGTCAGCTCCGCAAGTATCTTCTGCTCCAGCTCGAGGACGTTCATCTGCAACATCTCTAACGACTGGCGCATCTGAGGCGTAAGCACCAGCTTCTGCGTTAACCGCTGGTCAAGCCTCGCGGACAGCCTGTGCCTGTTGGAGAGGTCTTCAGCCAAAGCTCATTACCCTTTGAGCAACTTATTATAGATCGAAATTGTGTCCCAAGTATATCTTCCTAACCAAATCATCGTCGGCGATCGACTTTGGATCACCATCCCTAATTATCTTGCCACCATCGATTATAAATGCTCGATCAGTTATTTTCAACGTCTCCCTAACATTATGATCGGTTATCAAGACCCCAATCTTTAGAGAGCGAAGCTTACGCACTATCTCCTGAAGATCGATTATAGCAATTGGATCGATCCCTGCAAACGGCTCATCCAGCAGCATGAACGAAGGCGAGAGCGCAAGAGCGCGAACTATCTCCACACGTCTTCTCTCACCACCAGAAAGCGTGTAGCCCATAGAATCGCCCAACTCCTTGATGTCCAGAAGCGCCAGCAACTCATCTATCCGCTCCTCGACATCCCTTTTGGAGAGACGACGGCTCTCAAGGACGATCCTGATGTTGTCCTTGACTGAGAGCCGTTTGAATATCGAGGCCTCTTGAGGCAAGTACCCGATGCCCTTTCTCGCCCTAGCGAACACAGGAAGTCCCGTGATGTCCTCCTCACCGAGCAGCACGGTGCCTCCGTTAGGCTTCACCAGACCGACAATCATGTAAAACGTCGTTGTCTTGCCAGCACCGTTTGGCCCCAGCAGGCCAACTATCTCACCTCGCTTGACCTCAAGACCAACCCGGTCAACCACCGTCCGACCCTGGTATTGCTTCAACAGACCCACGCAGCGCAGGCAATCAGAGCCAGAGCCGCATCCGACTCCAGAAGAGCTCTTATTCCTCGTCGCGGATATCTCCTCTCCAACTTTCGCCGACTCAGCCTGCTTGACTTTCAAACGCGTCCCCCTACGGGAAACCTGCATTTATTGCCTATTGGGAACGAAAATAGTTGTCTTGATCTTGTTGTTTTCCTCGCCCTCAATCTCGTACTCTTGCTTGCCCAAATACAGCGTAACGACCTTTCCTCTCGTGATTATCTTCCCCAGCTCGAACACCTTCGGCATCCCGAGCAGCACGACTTTCTGTTCGTCGTCGTAGTATAAGGCCTTTTCGGCACGCAGGACCTTCGTCCCGTCCTGAACCCGCACGTTCCCCTCCGCCTCAAGCGTTCCTATCTGGCCAGCCACGGGGTCCCCTGACATCTTGATCGTGTCCGCTGAGAACACTGACTCGCCCTTCCGAAGAACGACCCCACCCGAATAAGAGCCCTGCATGGTCTTTTCATTGTAGTCAAGCCGGTCCGCACGAAGCTCGATCTTGCCAGGCTTGCGGAGCGACTCGCTCGCCAACAGCGACTCACTCTTATCGAGGCTGCCTTTCTTGCCCCCTGCACGGCCATTCCCCATCTTGAGTTCCTTCTGGTTGTAAAACACGCCACTGACGTTGTCGATGATGCTCAAATCTCCAGTCTTGAGCTGATAGAGCACCTTTCGCCCCTCTATTACATTGTCGCTATACCACACTTTCGGCTGCCGTGTGAGCTCGGCAACCTGGCTGGCCCCCTCGAGCACGAATTTGCCCCCAGTCGCGATCCGACCCTGAGCCTCGATCACCACGTCATCCCTGGCTACGAGCCAATCGAGCCCGGACATGCCGTCCAAGAAGGCCATGTCAAGCCTCTTGCAGCGGAGCGACCGATCCTGCCAGTGGACCGAGACATCGCCCGAACAATGGGCCTTGCCCGAGGCCACATTGACCGAAAGCTTGTCTGCGAGCAGCTCAGCTGGCCGAGACTCTGCCGGTTGAGAGCCATTATTGGACCTGTTCGGCGCCCACACGTTCGCCCTGACCGAGCCAGCGAAGTCCAGCGACTGTATCTTTAGGCCCTCTTCGTCTGAGCCCTTGATTCTGACCGCAAGAGCGCCGGCCCTGATCGAGTTATAGCCTGACACCATGTGGACATCCCCCTTGAAGAGCGCTAGCCGCTCGCCAAGGTCCGCCTCGAGTGCCTCCGCTGCGACTTTTAGACTTATTGAGGACGCAGAACTAGATATCCCTGGAAACTCGGCAAGCGACAGGACCACACCGTCCGAGGCGGAGAATACGTTCGGCACTTGTTTGTAGGTCATCTTGGCCGCGTTCAGCGTGCTACAGCCAAGATAGCGTGCGGCGGAGTGGAGCAAGTCGAACCTATCTCTAGTCGAGAGGAAGTATGCTTGGCCAGCCTCTCTTTGGCGACTCCGGTAGCTCGAGAACAGTGTCGGCCACGACATCGTCTCTCCCGGCAGAAGAGACCTGGGTCGGTTGGCGGTCATCAGCCGCGCGAAGCCGTGAATCAATAGCGGCTTGCCCTGAAGAACGAGGACATCATCGCGATACTCGGCCTTCTCACACCCAACCGCTCCGTCCTGCGATTTGATCACGACGTTGCCGCTCAGCTTGGCCCATTTGATCTCTCGAAGCTCATCCCCCCAGCCAAACAGAACTTTCTCGGCTATTATCTCGTCCTGCCCGGACCTGAGTATGACATCACCCACCAACTCAGCGGTCTTTGTCTTGGTGTGGACAAGCATCTGCTCAGCGCTGAGCGCAAAGCTATCCTTCAACGTGGCCCCAGCGCTCTCGGTATCTTTCTCGAGGAATCTCAGGAACTTCTGGGGCGAGGATTTAATCTCGAGGTGAACCACGGAAGGAAAGAGTATCTCGCAGGACGGAAGATTGACTGAGAACCCTCTCGTCTGGAAGTAAATCCCCTCCCCAGTCACAACCACTGGGCAGCGGCTCGATGCGGTCATCGTGGAGCGACTGAAGCTGACGTTATCGCACTTGAGTGTTAGCCCAGTTGAGAGCATCGCCATGACGTTACGCCGCAGTATCACGTTGTCTGAGTGGGGGTCGTAGATGCCCTCGTCCGCGCTGAACGAGATGTGCCGGCCCTTCTCTCCGAAGTAGGTGCTCGCCGGAAGCACCCCCTCAAGCGAGTACTCCTTCGTATCCATCTTGAGCGTCGCTTTGTTCGCCCATAGCTCGTAGATCGTTCTAGCACTCTCCGCGACCGTTTGTCGAAAGCCCTTGATCACGATTGCATCGCCCACACACCCCTCCGGCAATCCCACTGAAGCTGATGCGTGTTGCCTGGTTCTGTGGGACGAGAAGATGAAATAGGACAAAACGGCGACCAGGCAGATCACCGTCAAGGCAAGTGCTATCCGAAGCCTATGTCTTGCTGTCATTGTCGGCGCCGATTGCGGTGAATACTGGTTTCAGCTGCCGAAACGTGTCGGGGAGTGATTCGGGAATGACTCTCACCTCGGACACCGTGGTCATGAAATTGCTGTCCCCACTAAACCGTGGCACGATGTGAATGTGAACGTGGCCCAAAACCCCCGCACCTGCGCAGCGGCCGATGTTGATCCCTATGTTCAGTCCCTCGGGTCTGATGCTATTGGCTAGAACTATCTCGCAGAGCCTCACTGTCTTGAATACATCGAGAAGCTCCTCATCGTCGAGCTCCGTCAGAGAACCTGCATGCCGACTCGGCGCAACCATGAGGTGCCCGTTGTTATATGGATAGCGATTGAGGGCCACTATGCTCCGCGAGGTCCGGTGGACAACCAGCATTGCCTCGTCGCTCTGGGCTGCGACCATCTCACAGAAGATGCAGCTTTCTGACTTCTTATCTGACAAAATGTAATCAAGTCTCCAAGGAGCAAAAATAACCTGCATTCAACGATGCCTCAAACATAGTGGCAGAATCAGTCAAGTGATGGAGCCCAGCTACAGCAGCTCCTCGCATGTAAAACTCTTCAAGCAAGTGGCCGGTTCCCGTCCGGTTAGAGCGTTCGGCCTCGTTGACGTTGATTGTAGCCGTCCTGAACGGCGAAGGTCTCCTCTCTGAGGATGCATAGAGGAACCTGTGAGTGTCCTGTAGGCCCGCGAGCCACAATGGCCTGATATACGCGCCCAATTCGCAGATAAACGCTTAGACCCGCTCCAGCCAGTCTTTTTCGTCCTTGTCGGCCACTCCGCCCTCAACTATCGTGATCTCCTCAAGAAGGATCAGGACCTTGGGCGGATACGTGTAGCGGCTGTTCCAAAAATCGACCCCGTCGCACGCCTTGACGTCAACCAGCTCGACATCAACGTCCGTAACCTCCTTTACGGTACCACGATAGTTGGTTCCCTGTGTGGTGAAGATGCGGAGCTCCTCATCTACGCTCTCCCTGAGCTGCTTGACAATTTTCTCCGATTTTATGTCCGTGTGACTACGCATTAGCGTCCTTTTCGAGACTCCAAGTGCATCAATCTGTAGTTTGACCTACTGAACCTCTCAAAAAAACACTTCATGCTACAAGGTGTGGCGCCGTGCATCTCAACTCTCACGTTTCGCCACACATCCCGCGACTTCTCCCAGTTGTTTGAGCCGCCGCAGAAACACACTGGACGCCTACCGTGTTGCCCCGGCTAAACAACTCTACGCCCGCTACTCCTTCTTCTGCGCTTCGTCCCCTGGGTCTGGCCCGGGCAGCACTTCCGAATCGTCCGGTGTTGCCTGAACGACCGCCTCGTCTTCTGTCTCCTCTGGCGCCGTCTCTTTCATTGTCTCATCTACGGCCAGCGACTCAGCCGCATCAGGTTCCTCGACCTGCTCATCAATCT encodes:
- a CDS encoding HIT domain-containing protein, producing MSDKKSESCIFCEMVAAQSDEAMLVVHRTSRSIVALNRYPYNNGHLMVAPSRHAGSLTELDDEELLDVFKTVRLCEIVLANSIRPEGLNIGINIGRCAGAGVLGHVHIHIVPRFSGDSNFMTTVSEVRVIPESLPDTFRQLKPVFTAIGADNDSKT
- the lptB gene encoding LPS export ABC transporter ATP-binding protein is translated as MRCVGLLKQYQGRTVVDRVGLEVKRGEIVGLLGPNGAGKTTTFYMIVGLVKPNGGTVLLGEEDITGLPVFARARKGIGYLPQEASIFKRLSVKDNIRIVLESRRLSKRDVEERIDELLALLDIKELGDSMGYTLSGGERRRVEIVRALALSPSFMLLDEPFAGIDPIAIIDLQEIVRKLRSLKIGVLITDHNVRETLKITDRAFIIDGGKIIRDGDPKSIADDDLVRKIYLGHNFDL
- a CDS encoding LptA/OstA family protein, which gives rise to MTARHRLRIALALTVICLVAVLSYFIFSSHRTRQHASASVGLPEGCVGDAIVIKGFRQTVAESARTIYELWANKATLKMDTKEYSLEGVLPASTYFGEKGRHISFSADEGIYDPHSDNVILRRNVMAMLSTGLTLKCDNVSFSRSTMTASSRCPVVVTGEGIYFQTRGFSVNLPSCEILFPSVVHLEIKSSPQKFLRFLEKDTESAGATLKDSFALSAEQMLVHTKTKTAELVGDVILRSGQDEIIAEKVLFGWGDELREIKWAKLSGNVVIKSQDGAVGCEKAEYRDDVLVLQGKPLLIHGFARLMTANRPRSLLPGETMSWPTLFSSYRSRQREAGQAYFLSTRDRFDLLHSAARYLGCSTLNAAKMTYKQVPNVFSASDGVVLSLAEFPGISSSASSISLKVAAEALEADLGERLALFKGDVHMVSGYNSIRAGALAVRIKGSDEEGLKIQSLDFAGSVRANVWAPNRSNNGSQPAESRPAELLADKLSVNVASGKAHCSGDVSVHWQDRSLRCKRLDMAFLDGMSGLDWLVARDDVVIEAQGRIATGGKFVLEGASQVAELTRQPKVWYSDNVIEGRKVLYQLKTGDLSIIDNVSGVFYNQKELKMGNGRAGGKKGSLDKSESLLASESLRKPGKIELRADRLDYNEKTMQGSYSGGVVLRKGESVFSADTIKMSGDPVAGQIGTLEAEGNVRVQDGTKVLRAEKALYYDDEQKVVLLGMPKVFELGKIITRGKVVTLYLGKQEYEIEGEENNKIKTTIFVPNRQ